Proteins encoded together in one Calditrichota bacterium window:
- a CDS encoding right-handed parallel beta-helix repeat-containing protein: MKHALRESLYVYLVLVTTLPLIGATITVDQSTDPIDIDWQTATIADLPGPNGRVSFSEANIVANNTPGKDTILFAVPQNEWVFQFQYPGRAVIQSSYTFFWRAFEPVVVDGRSQTAFTGDTNPDGAEVTLFGGEYYMNAGESELYGFDSGSMNVSESDNYVSGNTGFMNLSIFGGSGNVIEGNTLGTIKIDRSDSNLVIGNVCNRIRVWGFSSTERNYGVVIGGPELGDRNIILGYGSINSEGLPAGHAIQLFETDGALIENNWIGTSANGLAQGNTLCTMGISFESGNLNTVVRDNLISGILGHGTGPHHAGQLFGRGIMLGGMIDNVVIENNVIGPDANGDPTLGSVIGIEIGTYNYLGISDLVILDNVIAGHRFEGVTVGNNVAQSRLSRNLMFANVSLGIDLIPSGFGYGVTPNDVLDGDTGGNGLQNFPVLTGAAKNGTSVEISGTLGSAANLTYTLEFFASPECHATGNGEGQMYVGSTAVTTDGSGNAAFDATFPVSVPNGWVVSSTATLEPAGLTSEFSECLPVTSAPCSEIPANVTLMIDGAGAHLQWTATTDATDYEVFAAASSEESFISLGNTGGMTSFTDATYADFDMRQYYVVAVCE; encoded by the coding sequence ATGAAGCATGCGTTACGGGAGAGTTTGTATGTATACCTGGTCTTGGTAACAACGTTACCGTTGATCGGCGCAACCATTACGGTAGATCAAAGCACAGACCCGATTGACATCGATTGGCAAACTGCGACCATCGCGGATTTGCCGGGGCCGAACGGACGCGTTTCGTTTTCTGAGGCGAACATCGTCGCGAACAATACGCCGGGCAAAGACACGATCCTATTCGCGGTTCCTCAGAACGAGTGGGTATTTCAGTTTCAATATCCCGGCAGAGCTGTGATCCAATCTTCGTACACGTTTTTCTGGAGAGCATTCGAACCAGTGGTTGTAGACGGCAGGTCTCAAACGGCTTTCACCGGAGATACGAATCCTGACGGTGCGGAGGTTACGTTGTTTGGCGGCGAATACTATATGAACGCCGGAGAAAGCGAGCTTTACGGGTTTGACAGCGGCAGCATGAACGTCAGCGAATCCGACAACTACGTTAGCGGCAACACGGGGTTCATGAATCTTTCGATATTTGGCGGCAGCGGAAATGTCATTGAAGGGAACACGCTTGGAACCATCAAGATCGACCGCTCTGACAGCAATCTTGTAATCGGCAATGTGTGCAACCGGATTCGAGTTTGGGGTTTTTCGAGCACGGAACGGAACTACGGCGTAGTCATAGGCGGGCCGGAGCTTGGCGACCGGAACATCATTCTTGGATATGGCTCAATCAACAGCGAGGGATTGCCCGCCGGTCACGCGATTCAACTGTTCGAAACCGACGGTGCACTAATCGAGAACAACTGGATCGGCACATCGGCAAACGGCTTGGCGCAGGGAAACACCCTGTGTACCATGGGAATCAGCTTCGAGTCCGGAAATTTGAACACAGTCGTTCGAGACAACTTGATTTCCGGAATACTCGGCCACGGGACAGGTCCCCATCATGCGGGTCAGCTGTTCGGCAGAGGAATCATGCTTGGAGGAATGATCGATAACGTGGTCATCGAAAACAATGTGATCGGGCCCGACGCGAACGGAGATCCGACTCTTGGCAGCGTAATCGGAATCGAGATTGGGACCTACAACTACCTCGGGATTTCGGACCTCGTGATTTTGGACAACGTCATCGCAGGGCACCGTTTCGAAGGCGTAACGGTGGGAAACAATGTGGCTCAATCACGTCTGAGCCGCAATCTTATGTTTGCTAACGTGAGTTTGGGAATTGATTTGATCCCAAGCGGTTTCGGATACGGCGTGACACCGAATGACGTCTTGGATGGAGACACGGGCGGCAACGGTTTGCAGAACTTCCCAGTATTGACGGGAGCGGCAAAGAACGGGACATCAGTGGAAATTAGTGGAACACTTGGCAGCGCCGCAAACCTGACCTACACACTTGAGTTTTTTGCGTCACCGGAGTGCCACGCAACGGGCAACGGTGAAGGACAAATGTATGTGGGCAGCACGGCAGTGACTACGGACGGCTCGGGCAACGCAGCGTTTGACGCAACCTTTCCGGTATCCGTTCCGAACGGATGGGTGGTTTCTTCAACCGCAACACTTGAACCGGCAGGTTTGACATCGGAGTTTTCGGAATGCCTGCCGGTCACATCTGCTCCATGTTCCGAAATTCCGGCAAATGTCACACTCATGATTGACGGAGCCGGCGCGCATTTGCAGTGGACAGCAACGACTGATGCCACAGACTACGAGGTGTTTGCGGCGGCATCGTCAGAAGAGTCATTCATTTCTCTCGGCAATACCGGTGGTATGACGTCATTTACGGACGCAACCTACGCGGACTTCGACATGCGTCAATATTATGTCGTCGCAGTGTGCGAATAG
- a CDS encoding TonB-dependent receptor, translated as MPVFSISGSIRDSLSNDPLEYATFILHSSRDSSQVSGIAAGPDGFFKLDSLRPGRYFARVSFLGYNLKTVPDITLNRDNKSVDLGSILLLPSALHADEVTVEGQRVPVEYHVEKKVINVAQQNIIPNGTATDVLANAPAVSVDIEGNVKLRGSSNFTVMIDGRPSILDANDALQQIPAATIDKIEIITNPSSRYSAEGTAGIINVVMLHRGTSNISGLVNVRSSTKERRGGDFSLIRPVGKTTLTVSGNLGINHNPGESRSETRTTFEDVTTTLKSDGSSSRNRDFGGLRAELDMPFGTQNNLVFGGRFGMHAFGGTSDYVHTEFSDLVDGELVTSSRNNSDREHKFVSGFAGWTHRFKEEDHKWTADFNFGRRDGDETSTNETFSPAGVLVDGIATSEDGPGMRMELKSDYVRPLSENGKFESGVSVQAGGFEDNTSQSVLDTATGNYAVNEQFTNSTKFRRTLPAAYTMYSNTIGRFEYQAGLRGEYLYRKIEQVKTSEEFKIDRFDIYPSAHTAYSLGGHKQLMASYTRRVEHARPWELEPFLSWENSYSVRQGNPELKPEFIDSYETGYQTEFLKQFASLEGFYRIQHNTVERIRSAYAENVTLQRPENVGQEFSLGVEARTDISWRRGWTTTLTGSLFDQRVKGSFNDYSFDNHDFSYEFKLNNITALDRNTKLQIDAQYEGPEVTAQEKSEASFICNAGLRRDFFEKRLNAAIQVRDIFGSGKRESTSESPGLYSYNYFSMDAPVVTLSLGFSFNNFKKQRGSRDGGNDSMDDF; from the coding sequence ATGCCTGTCTTTTCGATTTCCGGCTCAATCCGGGACTCGTTGTCAAACGATCCGCTTGAATATGCCACTTTCATACTCCATAGCTCACGAGATAGTTCGCAGGTCTCAGGTATTGCGGCCGGGCCGGACGGGTTCTTCAAACTTGACAGCTTAAGGCCCGGCAGATACTTCGCGCGCGTAAGTTTCTTGGGCTACAATCTTAAGACCGTTCCGGATATTACGCTCAATCGCGACAACAAATCCGTCGACTTGGGCAGTATCCTCTTGTTGCCCTCTGCGCTGCATGCCGACGAAGTGACAGTCGAGGGCCAACGCGTGCCTGTCGAGTACCACGTCGAAAAAAAGGTCATAAACGTCGCACAGCAAAACATCATTCCCAACGGCACGGCCACGGACGTTCTCGCAAATGCGCCCGCAGTTTCGGTGGATATTGAAGGCAACGTCAAACTTCGCGGCAGCTCGAATTTCACGGTGATGATCGACGGACGGCCCTCAATTCTTGACGCCAACGATGCCCTTCAGCAGATTCCCGCGGCCACCATTGACAAAATTGAAATCATCACCAACCCCTCGTCGCGCTACAGTGCCGAAGGTACCGCCGGAATTATCAATGTCGTCATGCTGCATCGCGGCACGAGCAACATCTCCGGTCTGGTCAATGTTCGTTCCTCTACGAAAGAGCGGCGCGGCGGCGATTTCTCTCTCATTCGCCCGGTCGGCAAAACCACTCTGACCGTCAGCGGAAATCTCGGCATCAACCATAACCCCGGAGAATCCCGGTCAGAAACCCGCACGACCTTCGAAGATGTTACCACGACATTGAAATCGGACGGCAGTTCGAGTCGCAATCGCGATTTCGGCGGCCTGCGCGCGGAGTTGGATATGCCCTTCGGAACACAGAATAATCTTGTCTTCGGCGGACGGTTTGGAATGCACGCGTTCGGCGGTACGTCCGACTATGTGCACACAGAATTCAGTGATTTGGTCGACGGCGAGTTGGTAACCTCTTCCCGCAACAACTCCGACCGGGAACACAAATTTGTCTCCGGTTTCGCGGGATGGACGCACCGCTTCAAGGAAGAAGATCACAAGTGGACGGCGGATTTTAATTTCGGAAGGAGGGACGGAGACGAAACCAGCACGAATGAAACGTTCAGTCCTGCAGGTGTTCTCGTCGACGGCATCGCAACCAGCGAAGACGGTCCCGGCATGCGAATGGAGCTGAAGTCCGACTACGTTCGTCCCCTTTCCGAAAACGGAAAGTTCGAGAGCGGGGTCTCCGTGCAGGCCGGCGGCTTTGAAGACAACACCTCGCAAAGTGTGCTCGACACAGCCACGGGTAACTACGCTGTTAACGAGCAATTCACCAATTCGACGAAATTCCGCCGCACTTTGCCCGCCGCCTACACGATGTACTCGAACACAATCGGCAGGTTTGAGTATCAAGCCGGATTGCGCGGCGAATATCTCTACCGGAAAATCGAACAGGTCAAAACCAGCGAAGAATTCAAAATTGATCGTTTCGACATTTACCCCTCCGCACACACGGCCTATTCTCTCGGCGGACACAAGCAGCTTATGGCAAGCTACACCCGCCGCGTCGAACATGCCCGTCCGTGGGAACTTGAACCGTTCTTGTCGTGGGAGAATTCGTATTCTGTCAGGCAGGGCAACCCCGAGCTCAAGCCCGAATTCATCGATTCTTATGAAACGGGGTATCAGACGGAGTTTTTGAAACAGTTCGCTTCGCTCGAAGGCTTCTACCGGATTCAGCACAACACCGTTGAGCGGATTCGCAGCGCCTATGCAGAGAATGTGACGCTGCAGCGCCCTGAAAACGTCGGTCAGGAATTCTCGCTCGGTGTCGAAGCGCGCACGGATATTTCGTGGAGACGCGGATGGACCACGACCTTGACGGGAAGCCTGTTTGATCAACGCGTCAAAGGGAGTTTTAACGACTATTCTTTCGACAATCACGATTTCAGCTATGAGTTCAAACTGAATAACATCACCGCGCTGGATCGCAACACGAAGCTGCAAATTGACGCGCAGTACGAAGGACCCGAAGTGACGGCGCAGGAAAAATCGGAAGCCAGCTTCATTTGCAACGCAGGACTGCGCCGCGATTTCTTCGAGAAGCGTCTTAATGCCGCCATTCAAGTGCGCGATATCTTCGGTTCGGGAAAACGCGAGTCCACGTCCGAGTCTCCGGGATTGTATTCCTACAACTACTTTTCGATGGACGCCCCTGTCGTCACGCTTAGTCTCGGCTTCTCGTTCAACAACTTCAAGAAACAGCGCGGCAGCCGCGACGGCGGAAACGACTCGATGGATGATTTCTAA
- a CDS encoding oligosaccharide flippase family protein yields MKRLFSQAGGPGAMVRAVWALAIKGLPALYGLGVIFVLLRALPVEEYGSYGVAWAFLNVAAMCTRGLWALTLVQRWASGAGERVLGTIVGLSLITTLIGIAVGALLMPALGLSPMETALTCLALLILVPRDLAIALGQAESKLRRVFIIEACYFFGSLVGFIVLARFGLLVDAETALMVNTGAIVISSLAGVFRYPLVLRPSFESHGYRDVASFGKWTGILAIGDIYFQQGDLLVLSAVQSPAQLAPYIAAKTFLRLFALVSQAMNFLLYPMAARLAAEGDLPKLASKLKIALAGVWAVGIPAALALWFYSDPVIPAMLGHKYTEAIPFVIALLPAALLEPMFSTGANILVGLGQPRRAIPLIVTVVLLNAAANIVVVSQMGLEGAPWILTASYLVLGLILQFHLRRVLSRSRVPE; encoded by the coding sequence TTGAAGAGGCTTTTCAGCCAAGCAGGTGGACCAGGAGCGATGGTCAGAGCGGTGTGGGCGCTGGCTATTAAGGGACTTCCGGCCCTTTATGGGTTGGGAGTCATTTTTGTGCTTTTGCGTGCCCTACCCGTTGAGGAATACGGGTCGTACGGCGTGGCATGGGCCTTTTTGAATGTCGCCGCGATGTGCACGCGTGGCTTGTGGGCCCTGACTCTTGTTCAGCGCTGGGCCTCGGGAGCCGGCGAACGCGTGCTGGGTACTATCGTCGGGCTGTCGCTGATCACAACTTTGATCGGGATCGCGGTGGGGGCCTTGCTGATGCCCGCCTTAGGCCTTTCTCCGATGGAGACTGCTCTGACGTGTCTCGCGCTGCTCATCTTGGTACCGCGGGATTTGGCGATTGCCTTAGGACAGGCAGAGAGCAAACTCCGGCGAGTCTTCATCATCGAGGCCTGCTATTTCTTTGGCAGTTTGGTCGGTTTTATCGTCTTAGCCCGGTTTGGCTTGTTGGTGGACGCAGAGACCGCTCTGATGGTGAATACGGGAGCGATTGTGATCTCGTCGTTGGCCGGGGTGTTCAGATATCCGCTGGTGCTTAGGCCGTCTTTTGAGTCTCACGGCTATCGCGACGTGGCGAGTTTCGGGAAGTGGACAGGCATCCTCGCCATCGGAGACATCTATTTTCAGCAGGGAGATTTGCTCGTATTGAGCGCCGTTCAAAGCCCGGCACAATTGGCGCCGTATATCGCGGCAAAGACGTTTTTGCGTCTGTTTGCTTTGGTTTCTCAGGCCATGAACTTCCTGCTCTATCCCATGGCGGCCAGACTGGCAGCCGAAGGTGATTTGCCGAAACTTGCAAGCAAACTCAAGATTGCACTCGCGGGTGTTTGGGCAGTGGGAATTCCGGCCGCGTTGGCACTATGGTTTTATTCCGACCCCGTGATTCCTGCAATGTTGGGACACAAGTACACGGAAGCAATTCCGTTTGTGATTGCACTCTTGCCAGCCGCATTGCTCGAACCGATGTTTAGCACGGGCGCGAACATTCTGGTCGGCTTGGGTCAGCCTCGCCGGGCGATTCCTTTGATTGTGACCGTGGTTCTGCTGAATGCCGCGGCAAACATCGTGGTCGTGTCGCAGATGGGTCTGGAAGGAGCACCGTGGATTTTGACGGCAAGCTATTTGGTGCTTGGGCTAATCTTGCAATTTCACCTGCGGAGGGTGCTCAGCCGGAGCAGAGTTCCAGAGTGA
- a CDS encoding right-handed parallel beta-helix repeat-containing protein, which translates to MSLGLLRRIGFLWGVVCCLAAAMANPTLVPPGNVSGVWIPANSPYVIKHGNITVPNGSSLFILAGVQVIFEGHYKFIVNGHLRAVGSPTDSVVFTGVDHDALIGWKGLRLIGSDSTQFDYCVFENGNAILGSSTDSTGGVVLVSGSGSRVVFNHCSFRNNYAGGNGGALFVSNGTAAECYDCYFSGNSTNQDGGAAFVHNSALSRFERCEFFNNRSGKEAGAIHSRFGSPVYWDCYFHHNVSHNSGGAVMASGQASFRRCVFERNASEISQGGALYFYDYRTTATLDSCIIQDNQTLLRDGGGAYCWEAAPRFTDCQFLRNRSSDDGGAVHCYRPGSNAVFTRCLFEGNHAADTGGGIIISNESLASLTDCVLRNNRSEIHGGGGIYIRLQSQPVFTNCIIENNSTAGYGGGVGSLESVPRFINCTIRGNTCDSLGGGIGAVSTEFEMTGCDISENHAHLNGGGLSMTLATPIITQCKIQNNVADSSGGGLHVVEALPTFTNCLLTGNTAAVQAGAGSYRMSHPTFVHCTIADNFSPVGNVFVVQDSPGEIINSIVATSDEAYGNGAPPPGIGILNGGSAWEIRKSLFSRIGMVPFVGAFQPGFGELVTTDENGTECDGYGNLFVAPRFVGSGIEPYALASTGLVSPALNTAPPFTVNDDLSGVARPQPTGSLPDIGCFEANQVLDESIIAGELSGTIQSGLHRIFGDIVVPHGSTLAIESGADLEFMGPYAILVFGELYVNGSPGDSVRMYSENAGNLLGWRGIRFGGTESSGSVISYFSASNAMAWSIDSSGGAFGFFDGASPTISNSHVSNCSSESGGAGLVFSGHPRFSSCTFTHCNASSGGAFRVGAGAGLDLTSSSLKFCTAVTGGAIAAEQGELELIDVRCISNSATDGGAIYLRNSELVLSYVRLDSNSATNNGGAVYSSNSVLQGDSLNARRNTAASGGVLYCANGTRGELSELTCKDNYATTAGGVMNSQGGTLALRSGLFDHNESNQRGGAFCLIGDSSSVVRGTLVRNSSPEGAAVYLENAHALISSCQITDNGAAVHFKSSSASRIEYSNFVRNAANFSYYQNNSGNGPANIGVINSSNILEYPCDSYFNVFVNPQYLNFVGGNYTIDENSACMDAGNPDTGCDSDLTFPEIGALHTPHSVNPWLPEELRAMPADSNSVRLTWKRSKAVRLCSVNELNFILEALNDQDEWLPIYSTTDTTCVLSIPELETFEQLRVRSSVQP; encoded by the coding sequence GTGAGTTTAGGACTCCTTCGACGGATAGGTTTCCTGTGGGGTGTTGTGTGCTGTCTTGCGGCGGCGATGGCCAATCCGACTCTTGTGCCTCCCGGCAACGTCAGCGGGGTATGGATTCCGGCCAACAGTCCGTACGTCATTAAGCACGGCAATATCACAGTTCCGAATGGCAGTTCGCTGTTCATTCTGGCGGGAGTTCAGGTGATCTTTGAGGGTCACTACAAGTTTATTGTCAACGGTCATCTTCGCGCGGTCGGCAGCCCAACGGACTCGGTGGTTTTCACGGGGGTGGACCACGATGCATTAATCGGTTGGAAAGGGCTGAGGCTGATTGGCTCGGACAGCACCCAGTTTGACTACTGCGTATTCGAGAATGGCAACGCGATTCTGGGCAGCTCCACCGACAGCACCGGGGGAGTGGTCTTAGTCAGCGGCTCCGGATCGCGGGTTGTCTTCAATCATTGCTCATTCCGGAACAACTATGCGGGCGGGAACGGCGGCGCATTGTTTGTGAGCAACGGAACTGCTGCAGAATGTTACGATTGCTATTTTAGCGGCAATTCAACGAACCAAGACGGCGGCGCGGCATTCGTTCACAACTCCGCGTTATCTCGGTTTGAACGCTGCGAGTTTTTCAACAACCGGTCAGGCAAGGAAGCTGGTGCAATCCATTCCCGCTTCGGGAGTCCGGTTTATTGGGACTGTTATTTTCACCACAATGTAAGCCACAATAGCGGCGGCGCGGTCATGGCCTCGGGCCAAGCGAGTTTCCGCCGCTGTGTTTTTGAGCGCAACGCTTCGGAAATATCCCAGGGCGGTGCGCTTTATTTTTATGATTACAGAACGACTGCGACTCTGGACTCATGCATCATTCAGGACAACCAGACTCTGTTGCGTGACGGCGGCGGCGCGTATTGTTGGGAAGCGGCTCCAAGATTCACGGATTGCCAGTTCTTGCGAAATCGGTCTTCGGACGACGGAGGAGCCGTGCACTGTTACCGTCCGGGCTCCAACGCCGTTTTCACGAGATGCTTGTTCGAAGGAAACCACGCGGCGGATACGGGCGGCGGAATTATTATCAGCAATGAATCTTTGGCATCCCTGACGGACTGCGTGCTAAGAAACAACCGATCAGAGATTCACGGCGGCGGCGGCATTTATATCAGGCTTCAAAGCCAGCCGGTGTTCACAAACTGCATCATCGAAAACAACTCGACGGCCGGTTACGGCGGGGGAGTCGGAAGTTTGGAAAGCGTGCCGCGCTTCATCAACTGTACGATTCGCGGTAACACCTGCGATTCTTTGGGCGGCGGGATCGGCGCTGTATCCACCGAGTTTGAAATGACGGGCTGCGACATCTCTGAGAATCATGCGCACTTGAACGGCGGCGGATTGTCAATGACTCTGGCAACGCCGATCATAACGCAATGCAAAATTCAAAACAACGTTGCTGATAGTTCGGGCGGCGGGCTGCATGTCGTCGAAGCGCTGCCGACGTTTACAAATTGTCTGCTCACGGGCAATACGGCTGCCGTTCAGGCAGGTGCCGGAAGTTACAGAATGTCGCACCCGACGTTTGTGCACTGCACAATTGCGGACAACTTCTCCCCCGTTGGAAATGTGTTCGTGGTTCAAGACTCTCCGGGAGAAATCATTAACTCAATCGTCGCAACGTCCGACGAGGCATACGGAAACGGCGCGCCGCCACCGGGAATCGGGATTTTGAACGGCGGATCGGCATGGGAAATCCGAAAGTCACTGTTCAGCCGCATTGGAATGGTGCCGTTTGTCGGCGCATTTCAACCGGGATTCGGAGAACTTGTCACGACAGATGAGAACGGAACGGAATGCGATGGCTATGGAAATCTGTTTGTTGCACCGAGATTCGTTGGATCAGGAATCGAGCCGTACGCATTAGCGTCAACTGGATTAGTTTCACCTGCATTGAACACGGCCCCCCCGTTTACGGTTAACGACGATCTTTCTGGAGTTGCCCGGCCACAGCCGACGGGAAGTTTGCCGGATATCGGATGTTTTGAAGCGAATCAGGTACTTGATGAGTCTATTATTGCCGGAGAACTGTCAGGGACAATTCAATCGGGACTTCACCGTATATTCGGAGACATTGTGGTTCCGCACGGATCCACTCTCGCGATCGAATCCGGAGCTGACTTGGAGTTCATGGGCCCGTACGCGATTTTGGTCTTTGGAGAGCTTTACGTCAACGGCAGTCCGGGTGATTCGGTCAGGATGTACTCTGAGAATGCGGGAAATTTGTTGGGTTGGCGCGGAATAAGATTTGGCGGCACGGAGTCTTCGGGATCTGTGATTTCTTATTTTTCGGCTTCCAACGCGATGGCTTGGAGTATCGATTCGAGTGGCGGCGCGTTCGGGTTTTTCGACGGCGCGTCTCCAACCATTTCCAACTCTCACGTAAGCAATTGCAGTTCCGAGTCGGGTGGTGCGGGGCTGGTTTTCAGCGGGCATCCCAGATTCAGCTCATGTACATTCACCCATTGCAACGCGTCAAGCGGCGGAGCCTTTAGGGTGGGCGCGGGAGCCGGATTGGATTTGACTTCGAGCAGTTTGAAATTCTGCACAGCGGTGACGGGCGGCGCTATCGCGGCGGAGCAAGGTGAACTTGAACTTATTGACGTTCGCTGTATTTCGAATTCAGCTACGGACGGCGGAGCAATTTATCTGCGCAACTCGGAATTGGTCTTGAGCTACGTGCGGCTTGACTCGAATTCGGCGACGAATAACGGCGGTGCAGTCTACTCGAGCAATTCCGTGCTGCAAGGAGATTCGCTGAACGCGCGTAGAAATACGGCCGCATCGGGCGGCGTGTTGTATTGTGCGAACGGGACTCGGGGCGAACTTTCCGAGTTGACTTGCAAAGACAACTATGCGACGACGGCCGGCGGAGTCATGAATTCTCAAGGCGGCACATTAGCGCTGCGGAGCGGACTATTTGACCACAACGAATCGAATCAGCGGGGCGGCGCATTTTGCTTGATCGGAGATTCAAGCTCGGTCGTACGGGGGACATTGGTGAGAAATTCTTCGCCGGAAGGCGCGGCGGTGTATTTGGAAAACGCCCATGCATTGATCTCATCGTGTCAGATCACGGACAACGGAGCGGCGGTACATTTCAAGAGTAGCTCTGCTTCGCGCATCGAATACTCGAACTTTGTCCGCAATGCCGCGAACTTCAGTTACTATCAAAACAACTCCGGCAACGGTCCCGCGAATATCGGCGTGATTAATTCGTCGAATATTCTTGAATATCCGTGCGACTCGTATTTCAACGTTTTCGTGAATCCGCAGTATTTGAATTTTGTCGGCGGCAACTATACGATTGACGAAAATTCCGCGTGCATGGACGCGGGAAACCCGGACACAGGCTGTGACAGCGATTTGACGTTTCCGGAAATCGGTGCACTGCACACTCCGCACAGTGTAAACCCGTGGCTTCCGGAAGAGTTGCGTGCTATGCCTGCTGACTCAAACTCCGTCAGACTGACCTGGAAGCGATCAAAGGCGGTGCGGCTTTGCAGTGTGAATGAGCTGAATTTCATTTTGGAAGCGCTGAACGATCAAGACGAGTGGCTTCCCATTTACTCGACAACGGACACGACATGCGTCTTGTCCATCCCCGAATTGGAGACCTTTGAACAATTGCGGGTTCGCTCTTCGGTTCAACCGTAG